In Methanocella paludicola SANAE, the sequence AAGCGTCCTCATGTCGACAACGCTCTTCTCATTGTTCTTTATGATGGCGACCCGGTCGGTGCAGGAGAAGCAGGGGTCGATGCTCCCGATGATGGCTGGAACGTCGCCCACCCAGCCGCCCTGGATGAGCCTGAGCATGATGTGAGCTGTCAGGAACGTCGGCACTCGGATGCGGACGAAGTCAGGGGTGTTAGTGCCGTTGGACGCGACGTGGTAGAGCAATTCGCCCCTCGGGGGCTCGCTCTTGGAGATGGCCTCGCCGCACGGCAGCTCGTTGACCTTAGTGGCGAGCCCGGCGGGCGCCGTCTTGATCTTTTCGCAGCACTGCTCGGCGATGTGCATGGACATGAGCACTTCCCGCATCTTCACCTTCATCCTGGCCAGGCTGTCGCCGCCGTTCTCCGTCACGATGTCCCAGTCGACGTCCTCGTAGGCCTCGTATGGCGAGTTCTTGCGCACGTCGATCCTGAGCCCGCTGCCTCTGGCGGTCGGGCCGACGGCGCCGAGCTTTACGCTGTTCTCGAGCGAGAGCACGCCCACGTTCTCGAGCCTGCCCACGAGCACGTCGTTCGAGAGCGCCTGGTCGAAGAACTCGGGCACTGACTTTTTCATGATCCTGAGCTTGTTCAGTATGAAGTCCGCCTGCGCGGGCGTGATGTCCCGGCGGATGCCGCCAATGGTGATCAGCCCGTGGGTGACCCTCTGGCCGGACACGACCTCCAGGCTGTCCTGCATCTCCTCCCTGACGCGGAGCGAATGCATGAGCATAGTGCGGAAGCCGGTCAGGTCGCCGATAAGGCCGACGGCCAGCAGGTGGCTCTGGATACGCTCCATCTCGCATAATAGCGTCCTGGCCAGCTTCGCCTTCGGGGGAATGTCGATGGAGGCGATATCCTCCACAGACCGGGCAAAGCTGAGAGCGTGGTGGGAGTTACAGAAGCCGCAAATGCGCTCGGCCAGGAAGATATCCTTGTAATAGTCCCGCCGCTCCATCAGCTTGATCACGCTGCGGTGGTTGAATCCCAGCTTCAGGTCCACCTTCTT encodes:
- a CDS encoding NADH-quinone oxidoreductase subunit C, which gives rise to MNIVEIRPDAISDNVTELLKRGARLIYASGVDMGVRGIKVNYYFCFDMKEPSEHTILRTYLDRENPVVQSITPITDQADWSERELIEFLGVKVQGHPNPTHLWLPLNWDDMYLNGRPEADHETERINAAPPATTPRDNIVTLPVTAIPYGPYHPAFIESNFLKMSVEDEVVKKVDLKLGFNHRSVIKLMERRDYYKDIFLAERICGFCNSHHALSFARSVEDIASIDIPPKAKLARTLLCEMERIQSHLLAVGLIGDLTGFRTMLMHSLRVREEMQDSLEVVSGQRVTHGLITIGGIRRDITPAQADFILNKLRIMKKSVPEFFDQALSNDVLVGRLENVGVLSLENSVKLGAVGPTARGSGLRIDVRKNSPYEAYEDVDWDIVTENGGDSLARMKVKMREVLMSMHIAEQCCEKIKTAPAGLATKVNELPCGEAISKSEPPRGELLYHVASNGTNTPDFVRIRVPTFLTAHIMLRLIQGGWVGDVPAIIGSIDPCFSCTDRVAIIKNNEKSVVDMRTLVDHKRTPGGRQ